A genomic stretch from Streptosporangium album includes:
- the hisS gene encoding histidine--tRNA ligase, which produces MTLQAPKGTFDWLPPRSEQALAVREALAAPARRAGYGYIETPVFEDTALFVRGVGESTDIVSKEMYTFTDKGGRSLTLRPEGTAPVVRAVLQHGLHNGQLPVKLWYSGSQFRYERAQKGRYRHFWQVGAEALGAEDPALDAELIVLAADGYAGLGLTGVRLLLNTLGDKECRPAYRAALQDFLRGLDLDEATRARIEINPLRVLDDKRPEVQAQLAGAPLVVDHLCEACKAYHEEVRALLTASGVAYTDDPRLVRGLDYYTRTTFEFVHDGLGSQSAVGGGGRYDGLSEVIGGPALPSVGWALGVDRTVLAMEAEGLLGVEATGSHVQVYGVPLGEEARRRMFLLITELRRAGLDADMSFGGKGVKGAMKGADRSGASYAVILGERDIAAGSAQVKDLVSGDQAAVPLAEIVTTLKERLKK; this is translated from the coding sequence ATGACTTTGCAGGCGCCCAAGGGCACCTTTGACTGGCTTCCGCCACGTTCGGAACAGGCGCTCGCCGTGCGTGAGGCGCTGGCCGCCCCGGCCCGCCGCGCCGGTTACGGCTACATCGAGACACCGGTCTTCGAGGACACCGCGCTGTTCGTCCGAGGGGTCGGCGAGTCGACCGACATCGTCTCCAAGGAGATGTACACCTTCACCGACAAGGGCGGGCGCTCCCTCACGCTGCGCCCCGAGGGCACCGCGCCGGTCGTGCGCGCCGTCCTCCAGCACGGCCTGCACAACGGCCAGCTCCCCGTGAAGCTGTGGTACTCGGGCAGCCAGTTCCGCTACGAGCGCGCCCAGAAGGGCCGCTACCGCCACTTCTGGCAGGTCGGCGCCGAGGCCCTGGGGGCGGAGGACCCCGCGCTGGACGCCGAGCTGATCGTGCTGGCGGCCGACGGCTACGCAGGTCTGGGCCTCACCGGGGTCCGGCTGCTGCTCAACACTCTGGGTGACAAGGAGTGCCGTCCCGCCTACCGCGCCGCGCTGCAGGACTTCCTGCGTGGACTCGACCTCGACGAGGCCACCCGGGCCCGGATCGAGATCAATCCGTTGCGCGTGCTCGACGACAAGCGGCCCGAGGTGCAGGCTCAGCTCGCCGGAGCCCCCCTGGTCGTCGACCACCTGTGCGAGGCGTGCAAGGCCTACCACGAGGAGGTCCGCGCGCTGCTGACGGCCTCCGGCGTGGCCTACACCGACGACCCCCGGCTGGTCCGCGGTCTCGACTACTACACGCGCACCACGTTCGAGTTCGTCCACGACGGGCTGGGTTCGCAGTCGGCGGTCGGCGGCGGCGGCCGCTACGACGGGTTGAGCGAGGTGATCGGCGGTCCGGCCCTGCCCAGCGTCGGCTGGGCACTCGGCGTCGACCGGACGGTCCTGGCCATGGAGGCCGAGGGACTGCTGGGAGTCGAGGCGACCGGGTCGCACGTCCAGGTGTACGGTGTGCCGCTGGGTGAGGAGGCGCGCCGCCGGATGTTCCTGCTCATCACCGAGCTGCGCCGGGCCGGCCTCGACGCCGACATGTCGTTCGGCGGCAAGGGCGTCAAGGGTGCCATGAAGGGCGCCGACCGGTCGGGGGCGAGCTATGCCGTGATCCTCGGCGAGCGAGATATCGCCGCCGGGTCCGCGCAGGTCAAGGACCTGGTCAGCGGCGACCAGGCCGCCGTACCGCTCGCTGAGATCGTCACGACGTTGAAGGAGAGACTGAAGAAATGA
- a CDS encoding MBL fold metallo-hydrolase: MLIAGFPAGSFQTNCYVVAPAAGEECVIVDPGQNAVGDLDDVLREHRLKPVAVLVTHGHIDHMWSVAPVCGARDVPAWIHPEDRELLSDPGQGLSTAATQQLFGGLTFTEPDDVRELADGQVLKLAGMELTVDHTPGHTRGSVTFRLPSTEEIPDVLFSGDLLFAGSIGRTDLPGGDYPTILRSLATKCLPLPEDTVVLPGHGPQTTIGHERATNPYLTEAAPYAGPTRGL, encoded by the coding sequence ATGCTCATCGCCGGCTTCCCCGCAGGGTCGTTCCAGACCAACTGCTACGTCGTCGCTCCCGCCGCGGGCGAGGAGTGCGTCATCGTCGACCCCGGGCAGAACGCGGTCGGCGACCTGGACGACGTGCTGCGCGAGCACCGGCTGAAGCCGGTCGCGGTGCTGGTCACGCATGGGCACATCGACCACATGTGGTCGGTCGCCCCGGTCTGCGGCGCGCGTGACGTTCCCGCGTGGATCCACCCGGAGGACCGTGAGCTGCTCTCCGACCCGGGCCAGGGACTGTCGACGGCGGCCACCCAGCAGCTGTTCGGCGGGCTGACCTTCACCGAGCCGGACGACGTGCGCGAGCTCGCCGACGGCCAGGTGCTGAAGCTGGCGGGCATGGAGCTCACCGTCGATCACACTCCCGGCCATACCAGGGGGTCGGTGACGTTCAGGCTGCCCAGCACCGAGGAGATCCCGGACGTGCTGTTCTCGGGCGACCTGCTGTTCGCCGGCTCCATCGGCCGCACCGATCTCCCGGGTGGCGACTACCCGACCATCCTGCGCAGCCTGGCGACGAAGTGCCTGCCGCTGCCGGAGGACACGGTGGTGCTGCCCGGTCACGGACCACAGACCACGATCGGCCACGAGCGCGCCACCAACCCGTATCTCACGGAGGCGGCCCCGTACGCCGGTCCCACCAGAGGACTTTGA
- a CDS encoding peptidylprolyl isomerase, which produces MSGKDRQKQLAREHYERQTQRRIDREAKAKRNAIIGTSVATVVVIGGVIAATTLFGGNDSSATATPAASSSPAASPAETSTAAKPTAFDPASGTCGYAPDTGGAPAKNVGTPPAKVDTTPKTMTLKTNQGDIVIAVSAKKTPCTVNSFAFLAEKGYFDGSKCHRLGSDQFPVLQCGDPLAKADGKNQTDGQGGPGYRFVNENLEGAKYTRGVVAMANSGPDTNGSQFFIVYGNAPLQPDYTPFGTVTKGMEIIDKVNKGGVITPGSDGTGAPKETVEIKNVTMSSKS; this is translated from the coding sequence GTGAGCGGCAAAGACCGCCAGAAGCAGCTGGCGCGCGAGCACTACGAGCGGCAGACCCAGCGGCGCATCGATCGTGAGGCCAAGGCCAAGCGCAATGCGATCATCGGCACCAGCGTGGCCACCGTGGTGGTGATAGGCGGCGTGATCGCCGCGACGACGCTGTTCGGAGGCAACGACTCGTCTGCCACGGCCACTCCGGCGGCGTCGTCGAGCCCTGCGGCGAGCCCGGCGGAGACGAGCACCGCCGCCAAACCGACGGCCTTCGACCCCGCCAGCGGCACCTGTGGCTACGCCCCCGACACGGGCGGCGCTCCCGCCAAGAACGTGGGCACTCCTCCGGCCAAGGTGGACACCACGCCCAAGACGATGACCCTGAAGACGAACCAGGGCGACATCGTGATCGCGGTGTCGGCCAAGAAGACGCCGTGCACGGTCAACTCCTTCGCCTTCCTGGCGGAGAAGGGATACTTCGACGGCTCCAAGTGCCACCGGCTCGGCTCCGACCAGTTCCCGGTGCTGCAGTGCGGCGACCCGCTGGCCAAGGCCGACGGCAAGAACCAGACCGACGGGCAGGGCGGCCCCGGATACCGTTTCGTCAACGAGAACCTCGAGGGCGCGAAGTACACCCGGGGCGTCGTGGCCATGGCCAACAGCGGCCCCGACACCAACGGCAGCCAGTTCTTCATCGTGTACGGCAACGCCCCTCTACAGCCGGACTACACACCGTTCGGTACGGTCACCAAGGGGATGGAGATCATCGACAAGGTGAACAAGGGCGGTGTCATCACCCCCGGATCGGACGGAACGGGAGCCCCGAAGGAAACCGTCGAAATCAAAAACGTGACAATGTCCAGCAAGAGCTGA
- a CDS encoding DUF349 domain-containing protein, whose protein sequence is MKVREDTVSTDPWGRVDDDGTVYVRTAEGERAVGSWQAGEPEEALAYFHRKFDELAGQVTLLEQRVRGTDLPPAQAEATIVKLREAITDAHAVGDLDALLNRLSALTELVAQRREEVKAARDVARLEAKGVKERIVAEAERIAEDTTHWKTGGERLRQLVEEWKAAERIDRVTEAALWKRLSAARTAFAKRRKAYFAGLDEQREGVRSSKERIVAEAEALASSTDWGATASAYRELMQQWKVAGRASREVEDELWGRFKGAQDQFFQARSAVFAERDASLAANAEIKEQLLTEAEKIVPVSDPRSARAALRGILERWEVAGQVPREQRDRLEGGLRKIDDAVRKAEEAEWKRSNPEARARAQNTVDQLHRSIEQLETRLAKAQAAGRDKDVKDAEESLAARRSWLEEAERTLAEFS, encoded by the coding sequence ATGAAAGTGCGGGAGGACACGGTGAGCACCGACCCGTGGGGCCGGGTAGACGACGACGGCACCGTCTACGTACGTACGGCTGAGGGAGAACGGGCCGTCGGGTCCTGGCAGGCCGGCGAGCCGGAGGAGGCACTTGCCTACTTCCATCGCAAGTTCGACGAACTGGCCGGGCAGGTGACGCTGCTCGAACAGCGGGTGCGTGGCACCGATCTGCCGCCCGCCCAAGCCGAGGCGACCATCGTCAAGCTCCGCGAGGCGATCACCGACGCGCACGCGGTCGGCGATCTCGACGCGCTGCTGAACAGGTTGAGCGCCCTCACGGAACTGGTCGCCCAGCGCCGCGAGGAGGTCAAGGCGGCCCGTGACGTGGCCCGTCTGGAGGCCAAGGGTGTCAAGGAGCGGATCGTCGCCGAGGCCGAGCGCATCGCCGAAGACACCACCCACTGGAAGACCGGCGGCGAGCGGCTGCGCCAGCTCGTCGAGGAGTGGAAGGCGGCCGAGCGCATCGACCGCGTCACCGAGGCGGCCCTCTGGAAGCGGCTGTCCGCGGCCCGTACGGCCTTCGCGAAGCGCCGCAAGGCCTATTTCGCCGGGTTGGACGAGCAGCGCGAGGGCGTGCGCTCCAGCAAGGAGCGTATCGTCGCCGAGGCCGAGGCGCTGGCGTCCTCGACCGACTGGGGCGCGACGGCCTCGGCCTACCGCGAGCTGATGCAGCAGTGGAAGGTGGCGGGCCGGGCCTCCAGAGAGGTCGAAGACGAGCTCTGGGGCCGTTTCAAGGGTGCCCAGGACCAGTTCTTCCAGGCCCGCTCGGCGGTCTTCGCCGAGCGTGACGCCTCGCTCGCGGCCAATGCCGAGATCAAGGAGCAGCTCCTGACGGAGGCGGAGAAGATCGTCCCGGTCTCCGACCCCCGCTCGGCCAGGGCCGCCCTGCGCGGAATCCTGGAGCGGTGGGAGGTGGCCGGCCAGGTCCCGCGTGAGCAGCGCGACCGCCTTGAGGGCGGGCTGCGAAAGATCGACGACGCGGTCCGCAAGGCCGAGGAGGCGGAGTGGAAGCGCTCCAACCCCGAGGCCCGCGCCCGCGCCCAGAACACGGTCGATCAGCTCCACAGGTCGATCGAACAGCTGGAGACCCGTCTGGCCAAGGCCCAGGCGGCCGGCAGGGACAAGGACGTCAAGGACGCCGAGGAGTCCCTGGCCGCCCGCCGCTCCTGGCTGGAGGAGGCTGAGCGCACGCTCGCCGAGTTCTCCTGA
- a CDS encoding transcriptional regulator → MKATDKAEDGFETTIHAPNRLRICALLELAEQVEFGRVRERLGVSDSVLSKHVGVLMDAGYVQQTKAVRDTRQRVWLSLTKSGRAAYRAHVAALRAIVGEPQE, encoded by the coding sequence ATGAAGGCCACCGACAAGGCCGAGGACGGTTTCGAAACCACGATCCACGCGCCGAACCGGCTGCGGATATGCGCGCTGCTGGAACTCGCGGAGCAGGTGGAGTTCGGCCGGGTGCGGGAGCGGCTGGGGGTCAGCGACTCGGTGCTGAGCAAGCATGTCGGCGTACTGATGGACGCCGGATACGTGCAGCAGACCAAGGCTGTACGCGACACCCGGCAGCGCGTCTGGCTCTCGCTCACCAAGTCCGGCCGCGCGGCGTACCGCGCGCATGTCGCGGCCCTGCGCGCCATCGTCGGAGAACCGCAGGAGTGA
- a CDS encoding zinc finger domain-containing protein, with protein MVDVAQPRESAVSAADSGTADDVTRDADEVERHSCPRCDVELGSPCRSRSGAGTYHTGRFAKVSRPAKRLRIQTPADRRPGQPWRPGTPPPAPVDPDRSAADIRIGYARCSSGAEESRNSGWC; from the coding sequence ATGGTCGACGTCGCCCAGCCCCGCGAAAGCGCCGTATCCGCCGCCGATTCCGGTACCGCCGACGACGTTACCCGTGACGCTGATGAAGTCGAACGTCACTCCTGTCCGCGATGCGACGTCGAACTCGGATCGCCCTGCCGGTCACGGTCCGGCGCCGGCACCTACCACACCGGCCGCTTCGCCAAGGTGTCCCGGCCGGCCAAGCGGCTGCGCATCCAGACCCCCGCCGACCGCAGGCCCGGCCAGCCTTGGCGACCCGGCACCCCGCCGCCCGCCCCCGTCGACCCCGACCGATCCGCGGCCGATATCCGCATCGGCTACGCCCGCTGTTCCTCCGGGGCTGAGGAATCCAGGAACAGCGGTTGGTGCTGA
- a CDS encoding response regulator transcription factor — MRIVVAEDLYLLRDGMVRLVEAYGHQVVATATTGPEALDALLTWRPDVSIVDVRMPPTQSDEGLRAALAARSELPGLPILILSQYVEQLYARELLADGAGGIGYFLKESVFDADQFIDALERVADGGTAMDPAVIAKLLSSGSSTRRLGQLTEREHSVLSLMAEGLSNQAIGQRLFLSESAISKYTTSLFGKLGITDDDSNNRRVLAVLTYLNKP; from the coding sequence ATGCGAATCGTTGTAGCCGAAGACCTCTACCTCCTGCGCGACGGGATGGTCCGTCTCGTCGAGGCGTACGGACACCAGGTGGTGGCGACGGCGACCACCGGACCCGAGGCACTCGACGCGCTGCTGACGTGGCGGCCGGATGTTTCCATCGTCGACGTCCGCATGCCACCGACCCAGTCCGATGAGGGCCTGCGTGCAGCTCTCGCCGCGCGCAGCGAACTGCCCGGACTGCCGATCTTGATCCTTTCCCAGTACGTCGAACAGCTGTACGCCCGCGAACTCCTGGCCGACGGCGCCGGCGGCATCGGCTATTTCCTCAAAGAGAGCGTGTTCGACGCCGATCAGTTCATCGATGCTCTGGAACGCGTCGCCGATGGCGGGACCGCCATGGACCCAGCCGTCATCGCCAAGCTGCTGTCCAGCGGGTCCTCGACCCGACGACTCGGACAGCTCACCGAACGCGAACACTCGGTGCTCAGCCTCATGGCCGAGGGATTGTCCAATCAGGCCATCGGCCAGCGGCTCTTCCTCAGTGAAAGCGCCATCAGCAAGTACACCACCTCCCTGTTCGGCAAACTCGGCATCACCGATGACGACAGCAATAACCGCCGCGTCCTCGCCGTCCTCACCTACCTGAACAAGCCCTGA
- a CDS encoding sensor histidine kinase codes for MRQLVSWVASACVGFVRACVVMVVSMLVPAVWAAAVALGIWWGAGNPWSWVAPFVLVCVSTLALSRPVCRMVRLLVARWTATVIPAGYRQAGPVTRMSTGYWWNGFSYERTSRDALMDQKWRVRWSDPATWRDLRFTGIAPLTVGLIASIPPAGVAAAVLAFSQSAPFIGILGLVVAIASAPYAWCSVEPVAVRFLRASPAMTLADRVDELTAQRADTTVVQAAEIRRIERDLHDGAQARLVALGLSLATAEKLMETDSDQAKALMQEARVSAATSLTELRELVQGINPPVLNDRGLVDAVRALALDSPLEAAVSADVQLRLDPPIESAVYFGIAELLTNAVKHAHATQARISIARDDTDIVVDVEDNGRGRASARAGGGLAGLRRRLAVFDGTLEITSPAGGPTRVRMMVPCESL; via the coding sequence ATGCGACAACTGGTGTCGTGGGTGGCGAGTGCCTGCGTGGGGTTCGTACGAGCGTGCGTTGTGATGGTCGTCAGCATGCTGGTCCCGGCCGTGTGGGCCGCTGCCGTGGCGCTGGGGATCTGGTGGGGGGCGGGAAACCCGTGGTCGTGGGTAGCGCCGTTCGTGCTGGTGTGCGTGAGCACGCTCGCCCTGTCCCGCCCGGTCTGCCGGATGGTCCGCCTCCTCGTCGCGAGGTGGACCGCCACCGTCATCCCCGCCGGATACCGGCAGGCCGGGCCGGTGACGCGGATGTCCACCGGGTACTGGTGGAACGGCTTCAGCTACGAGCGCACCAGCCGCGACGCCCTCATGGATCAGAAGTGGCGGGTCCGGTGGAGCGATCCCGCCACGTGGCGTGATCTGCGATTCACGGGGATCGCGCCGCTCACCGTGGGCCTGATCGCGTCCATCCCGCCGGCCGGAGTCGCGGCGGCGGTCCTCGCATTCAGCCAATCAGCCCCCTTCATCGGGATACTCGGCCTGGTCGTGGCCATCGCCAGCGCCCCGTATGCCTGGTGCTCCGTCGAGCCGGTAGCCGTCCGCTTCCTGCGCGCGTCGCCCGCGATGACGCTGGCGGACCGGGTCGATGAGCTGACGGCCCAGCGCGCGGATACGACAGTCGTGCAGGCCGCCGAGATCCGCCGGATCGAGCGAGATCTGCACGACGGAGCGCAGGCCCGCCTGGTCGCGCTCGGGCTCTCTTTGGCGACCGCGGAGAAGCTGATGGAAACCGACTCTGACCAGGCCAAGGCGCTGATGCAAGAAGCGCGAGTCAGTGCCGCCACATCACTGACCGAGCTCCGCGAACTGGTCCAGGGAATCAACCCACCGGTGCTGAACGATCGAGGGCTCGTTGATGCCGTTCGCGCTCTCGCCTTGGATAGCCCGCTCGAAGCGGCTGTCAGCGCCGACGTCCAGCTACGCCTGGACCCGCCGATCGAGTCCGCCGTGTACTTCGGAATCGCCGAACTGCTGACCAACGCGGTCAAGCACGCCCATGCGACCCAGGCGCGGATCTCCATCGCCCGGGACGACACCGACATCGTCGTTGATGTCGAGGACAACGGCCGGGGCAGGGCCAGTGCGCGAGCCGGCGGTGGACTTGCGGGGCTACGCCGCCGCCTCGCGGTCTTCGACGGCACCCTGGAAATCACCAGCCCGGCAGGCGGCCCGACCCGTGTGAGGATGATGGTGCCATGCGAATCGTTGTAG